One stretch of Sardina pilchardus chromosome 17, fSarPil1.1, whole genome shotgun sequence DNA includes these proteins:
- the LOC134062656 gene encoding uncharacterized protein LOC134062656, with protein sequence MEKRNPNMTFVSGAMDRTFSLRRKEIVEQEPHVNLVKNRWPALFLEHQVNCEFQRITMVYLKRTFLDAVERHTPKLLQMFRRRRAYFGEEMQTLLDSLDKQTSDISMHRRTVALRGLPLFLRDHGAEKILRTCLNTDPEEGYTKDVKMAIMTVVEDDVGASASLPHVEDHAIILEEIVVMHNICDLPNAFALFFGLLYALNFQYPKELKYTCEVIQKVFLGLGDDCSARVQSFKNKLLQ encoded by the exons ATGGAAAAAAGGAATCCTAACATGACTTTTGTCAGTGGAGCTATGGATCGCACATTTTCCTTGCGAAGGAAAGAAATAGTTGAACAGGAACCCCATGTTAACTTGGTGAAAAACAGATGGCCAGCTCTCTTCCTGGAGCATCAG GTGAACTGTGAATTTCAGAGAATAACAATGGTTTACCTCAAGAGAACATTCCTGGATGCTGTTGAGAGACACACCCCCAAACTCCTTCAGATGtttagaagaagaagagcatATTTTGGTGAAGAGATGCAGACACTTCTGGACTCATTGGATAAGCAG ACATCAGACATTTCCATGCACAGAAGAACCGTGGCACTCAGAGGCCTTCCTTTGTTTCTGAGAGACCATGGAGCAGAGAAGATTTTAAGAACATGCTTG AACACTGATCCTGAAGAAGGCTACACCAAAGATGTGAAGATGGCCATCATGACTGTGGTTGAAGATGATGTAGGGGCCTCTGCTTCCTTACCACATGTTGAAGATCATGCCATCATACTAGAGGAGATTGTGGTAATGCACAACATCTGTGATTTGCCAAATGCATTTGCACTTTTTTTTGGCCTCTTGTACGCACTCAATTTCCAGTACCCAAAAGAGTTGAAATACACGTGTGAGGTGATTCAGAAAGTTTTCCTTGGACTTGGTGATGATTGCTCAGCAAGAGTTCAGTCATTCAAAAATAAGCTCTTGCAGTAA